The Phycodurus eques isolate BA_2022a chromosome 17, UOR_Pequ_1.1, whole genome shotgun sequence nucleotide sequence GATACGGAGGCAGCACCGGCGGAGGCGGCAGCTCCTCTGCTTATCACGTCAGTGCTCCCACCTGCTCCTGTGTtgtgtgcattttgtgtttCGCCTGTCTGTCATGCATGTGTGCATTTCTGTGTCACGTGTGTGCTTACTGTGTCCACTGACAAGtacttccttcctccctccgcCTGCGCAGGTGTTTGCCACGCCCCAGCAGCCAATGGCCACCCCCATGATGACACCCAGCTACTCGTACACGACGCCTAGCCAGCAAACGCTGGGCACGCCGCAGTACCCGGGGTCCACCCCCCAGTCCACGCACCCGCACGTGACGCACCACAACCACCACGGCGGCCACACGTCAGGCACGCCGTCGCCGTCCATGTCGTCGTCGCGAGGCCGAACGCCGCAGCAGCAGCCAAAGTCAGTCACGCGGGAAGTTGGGAAAACTTACCTCTTTCACTCAGTTTCCGCACAGCAATTTGTCAAACTTTAGCCACCATGTATTCACCGGATGGCACTAAGttttcctccctccctcgcaGGCCGACCATCAGCAGCATcatcggcggcggcggctcctCGGCGGCAGTAGACTGGGGCAAGATGGCCGAGCAGTGGCTGAAGGAGAAAGAGGCCGAGGGACGTAAGAAAGCTCAGAGGATGACCCCGCGACCCTCGCCCAGCCCCATGATCGAGAGCACACCCATGTCCATCGCCGGAGACGCCACGCCCCTGCTGGACGAGATGGACCGGTAGGGCGCCGAGGAGGGCGTCCGTGTACCGCACCCCATGACCCCCTTTTCCCTTTATCTTGTTCAGTTAGCGTTGAATCCCTGCTGATGTGACGGCATGCCGCACAGTGTTCTCCGCGTGTAGAATATGGACCTGGTGTCAGGCGAGCTGTTGGTGGTGTACGTCGTGCTTCTAGTTTGGTCTGTGGAGGGGCCCGACCGTGGTGGGAAAACACATGGCCTCAAGATAGATTGCTCCTGGCCAAACCCGCCAGGAGAGGCAATCTTTGTATGGAACAAATAAAgacaagggtttttttttttttttgttgttgttggaatcTTAAAACCCttcactgtacacatttttctcacacgcacacatgccgTTGTCTCTTTCACGCTGACTCGCTGTCGTATGTGTAAGGTCGCCATGTTGCATTTGACTTCTGTGTCCTACCGGCACGAAATGACAAAAGTGTACTGAAGGTCGTGAAAATGCTACAGCGTCACGTAGAGCTGTCGGGGCCCTTTAATCAAATAAGGGTCGGTCGAAACTTTCGTTGTTGTCTAAGCCGAAGTGGATACGGCAAACAAtttcccccacacacacaagatgGATGTCAGTGTGATGTCAGCGCGGAAGGCCGCGCTCATGCCGGTCATAAGACTGTGAGATTAGTCACGCTGAGGCACATGACACAAGTGGGAAGTCAACAAGCCACACAGGAATGCGGGAAAGTCCTTTGGCAACTTTTTATTTACACGCCAGCTCGATCCATGCGTCTTCTCCTGGAGCAACATGCTAACGTATGCGGTGATCCCAGATTGTCACATCAGCAGCAGTCGGACTTCCTCTTGGCCTGCTTGCGCTCGTCCTCCGGCCTGCCCGAGATCTCTTATAATACAACAACCGTCACATCATTATTGCAGTAGAAGAAATAAACGTACCAACCAAAAGTCGACATTCCCAACAAATAGTCGTCATCTGGACATGGGAGCATGCACATAGTTCTGTCAAGTCATCGATGAAGTGTAACGGGGACTCACTGATTATGTCGGCGGTGTTCCCGTGTTGTTTTTCCAGCTCGGACAGAACGTTGGCCTCGAAGGTCAAAGAGGCCACGCGGAAGAAGAAATCTCTCACACCGTCTCCTGTGGCGGACATGTtatcatgtttgtttgtatgttatcCATATGTCTTAACATGTAAATGTAGCCGTTTTTAAAATATGAGCTTGAATGCGCCACACCCGACTTTGCCGACACAGCCCAGTACTCGGCCCCAAGTTCCTCTGACATTCTAATGGCTCCCTGTTCCACCTGAGCCAGCTCCTCTGGAGACTGAGAGATCAAAAACATCACCCGAGGACACTCGATGCAATCTTGTCTTTCAAAGTTTTGGAGATGTgacttttaagttttttttttattttattttttattttttttttttatttttttttttttttggcgctTCATCTTCACCCACGCTGAGGTCCTTCTTGGTGCCCACAAGGAAGAGAAGAACACCGGAGGGGTCGTTCTCCTTCATGGCGTCCTCCAGCCACTGCCTACGCACAGTAAACATGGTTTCTGTAGTCATATGACCGAGTCAAAGGCACCTTGCATTTTGTTCCTCTCCTTGATGACTACTCATTTAGGACGTGTACGCGCACTCACGCTCCCAAGATGTTTATCATGTTGGCTTGCTTATTAAAGTATCCTGCATATTGTATACAAGGTGGTTGTCAATATGATTAAAGCAGCCATTGTGATGAAACAAATCTAATATTCACACTAACCTTGTAAAAGCAGAAAACAAACTGATGTTGATTGACAGTGTTGAGAATGAATTGTGATTTCCAGATGGGTGTGGCATGTGTCTGTGTGATGGGTCAACATCCCAAAGTAACACGTCTTGTGTGTTCCCCCCCAACCACTGGCAAGAAATGTCTTTTACCTGGCGTGCACTAAGGAGCTCCCTCTGCTCAAGTCGAAGACCACAATGATGGCTGCAAGGTGTAATGCACACAAAAAGGAGCATGTTGGAGCACTTCAGTCCATCGCTTGTATTTGGACGGAGCTACGCCTTCCTCACCTTGAGCGCCTCGGTAGTATGTGGAGGCGATGCACTTGAAGCGCTCTTGCCCCGCAGTGTCCCACCTGCAAACATGCCATCTTTCTTTAGAAGCAGCCAAGCCACGTGGTCCCTCAAGTCTCCATACTTTGCCCCTCGCGACATACTCACAGCTGCAGGCTGAAGGGCACCCCGAGCACCTGGAAGCGTTCCATGTCAAAGTCGACACCAATGGTGGCTTTGTAGTTCTTGTCGAAGGCACCCGTGCAGAATCTAACAAACATTCATGACTCACGTACACAGTGGTGGGCCAACATTTGAAACCTCAATtctatttgttccatgaaactATTCATTTtgtggctgcactgcttccagtacggGTGTGTgaatgttaaaattattttgtgcaaTCACATTTCTGCCTCCGTGTTGCCACTTTCCATGTAAATCTAAACTGCCCAGGGAACTTGACAATCAGTTGTGCCGGCCCATGACGTCATCTTGACTAGTAACAGGACTTGCTTTAACCAATCTGTTTCAAATTCGCTGGCCCTTGATGACATTTCTTCCTGACCTCATTGGTTGGTCAGGGCAAAACTAGTTAAAGCCAACTAGGAggagcaaaacacatctgtagtgagctgcacacatgaacacatttaataatcagcatctctgctgagtatatttaattttttgtttttgtcacgttATGAAATAACTATTGATTGCGATGACGTACGTGGCAGAGTTCGTATCGTATTGCTGGTTAATAGGATTGTGTTGACTTTATTGCGTTGCTATTCGAGCAGATTAAGTCAGGTACGTCCCCATTCAAGTCTCATGTACCAAATGCACTGTCCACCACTGCTCTCTTAGTATTGTTCATATGATGATGAGATACGGATTGTGTTGAATTGTCGGACTGCTTCTTACCTGCTGACCAAACAAGTTTTTCCAACCGAGACGTCGCCCACGACAATGACTTTGGCGACGTTGAAGCTGAAAATGTTCATGCCATCATCAGCTTTGCACTTTCTCAAGTTCATTTCAAGACTTTTTATACCTTCCcttctggcaaaaaaaaaattctgcaacTTGTTAGATAAATCACCTTTTCGCAAAAGACGGAACACCATTTAgaatcaatgaatgaataaaacactgATGTGCTAAACAAACAGGGCCTAGATGACCTTTGAACTCACCTGACAGCATCTTCCCTGTGTGTCTGACACGCGGCCTGCACCTGAGTATGGAAAACCTCTTTGGTCTGCAGCGCCGCCTTTGGACTGAAGCACTGACGTGACATCATCATGCCACGCCATAGTCACCAAGTGTTATCATCACATAATTATGTTGTTACATCTGTTGTTACATTGTTATAACATTGACACATTGTCAATGTCACATTCTTGTTACATTATTGTTActgaattttattattttggtatTGCATTGTCCtttaattattatattgttattgCATTTGTGTTACATTGTTATTACTACATTGTTGTCATATTGTCAGTATTAAAGTGTGTTTCACCTTGGGCAGGTGCGTTATGATCCTGTCGCTCTTGGTAGGAAGTAACATGATGTTGCACTGAATCCACGTCCACGCACGGGTCAAGATGGACGTCACTGCTTGTGCTTGTGGGACCAGAgagataaatatatattatataccaaatcggcggcacggtggacgactggttaacacgtccgcctcacagttctgaggactggggttaaaATTCCGGCCTCGCCtagtagagtttgcatgttctccccgtgcctgtgtggagtttgcatgttctccccgtgccttcgtgggttttctctgggaactccggtttcctcccacatcccaaaaaacatgcattaattgaacactctaaattgcccgtaggtgtgaatgtgagtgcgagtggttgttggTGGtatggttcagggtgtaccccgcctctcgcccgaagatagctgggataggctccagcacgcccgcgacccgcgtgatgagaagcagaacggaagatgaattaaTGATGAATATACCAAATCTATGATGGGGGCAATGAAAAACCGCCTTAAATTGGTTCCTAACTGTATGACGCATTCGGGTTAAAACAAATCCATGCCGAGTGATGGTTTGAATTTTGTATTGtaacaacacaaaatacaaagacCAAGCAATAATAATCAGAGGAAGAAGAATACCTGGTTATTTGACGCGACTTGACGGTGATCAGAAAGTATGAGCTCCCTCTTTTGTCCCAGCGAGGAGCCGCTCAGGTGACCGGCCGTGCCTAAAATTATGAATCAGGGAAACCCACGCCCACGCTGTGCAAGTTACGGGACATAATAGCATTAGTGTCAAAATTCAAATGGCACATTTTTGTGACAAAGTTTGTCCACGAGAGACATTTGAGGGTTTAGTCTAACCACGTGAACGCTGGCATTTTCACCTTTTCGTGTGATAAATACatttggggttagggttagtgaaAGTAAGTCAACTTGGAGTCAATAACTTGTTTAACAATCCAGGTCGCAAGAAAAGAGAAACAGTACGAAGaacaagaaaataaagcatGAGATGAACAATCAAGACGTTTACCCGAAGCTGCCGTTCGGTAAGAGAAAATAAAGTTCCAGATATGATGTCAAAAATGTGCGCAGAAAACAAAAGCTGAGCAGCTGGTGACACAAAATCAAGTCAGCAGACTTCCCTCGCGATCAAATCAGTTCGCTTCTTGTAGCCAGCAAACTGCGCCGCCTTGTTTCCTCAGAGAGTACCAGCATGAGGGAGCTGACGACAGTCCTTCACATTGATATCGAACACCAACGTATATTGAACCCAGCAGACTCCGATGGTGACACGGTGATCGCTAATAagatatatcagaatcagaatcagaaacatctttattttccaagtatgtatatatatactaaCCCTAtccatttgtctccggtagttggagccgctctagtacgacaacagacagtcaactgactgagaacactttggagacagaaataCATTgacgaaaaagaaaacaatattaatattaaaaaatattgacgATACGGAGTCATGactatgtgtgtatgtgtgtttgtgtgtgatatgtaaataaacacgcacgtacacacacacacacacatatatatatatagagagagagagagagagagagagagagggagaaagagagacagagagagacagagagagacagagagagatgaatatatatatatatatatatatatatatatatatatatatgtatatgtatatatatatgtagagatgaatatatatatatatatatatatatatatatatatatatatatatatatatagagagagagagagagagagagagagagagagagagagagagagagatgaatatatatatatatatatatatatatatatatatatatatatatatatatatcacagttCAATGTAACTTTTTAAGAGTTGCGACTGCTCCGAAACCACGACAGTACGCTAGCGAATGTGACGTAATATACATGCGACTCCAACTATATAAGAGCGCTGTTGTCGCTTGCTTGTCCTTTTCCACTTGGACTCTACTTGCTAGTACACAGTTGGTTCTGTTGTCGTCTAAATAGAGAAAGACAAACTCAACTAAATAATCATAGTGCGAAAATGTTCGTCCAACATCGCACTTGGATTGGGGCGTTGAACGGGCGACTTTACTTgccaaaatataaagaaaattattttgcttGCCGAAGTAACATGTTGACCACGTGGACGCAACAATGGAACACGTGATCCAATGGTACGTTTTCTCATACAGGCTAGAATTCAGAAATGCACAATAATCCGCAATTAACACAATTTAGACCATGTGTTGAATGCAGGTGTCGCTTAGACTCCTGATTGAATttaaatgtccccccccccaggtGTACGTCTGCTCGTTAAACGTCACCTGTCGGTTTTACACAGAGGTGAGTTTCGTCCAGAATAAAAGTGAGACAAAtgtgacaaagatgaaaattgtGAATAGGAAGTGCCGTCTGATGCGACAACTGGCGAGGTTTCTTGATCACTGTTCTGAGTTGCAATGGCAAGAACTTCTAATTCATGCTCCTGCTAATTATGTTGTCTAAAAAAGGTTTTGACCTCTCTTCAGGTCACGTGTCCAGCGGACGAACGTTCCACAAACTCATAATGGATTCTTTTAAGCTACTGGTCTGGATCCAcaaggtatttaaaaaaaaacaaaaaaaagtatactaATTTATGATGAAATTGAAACCGCTGGAATTATCGGCATATTGTTTTCTGAATTTGCGAAGATTAAAACGTTGCGTGCACTTCAGGTATAAGATGTGATGAGTTTTTCTTTAGTTTCCCGCCGACATGACCTTCCTCACTGTGGCTGCTGAAATGCTGCAAGTTTGTCACatttaatgtcaaaatattcagatgtGGCGGAAACCAAGTTGTCTGTGATGGAAATGCCAACCGGATGTGACAACTGCTGGACATTTAATCCTATTTTCTGAAGTTTTGCCGAATTCTGATTTTCTCTTTGATGTGCACTTTCGGTTCTATTTCATGTAGGTGTCACTTACCTGTTGAGGAGCGCCAAAGATCAGGTGAGTGTTGCAGATTGAAGTCTTTGGTGCCAATTGGCATCTTGTGTTGTGATGAAATTGAAACTGAAACAGCTGGAATTACCGTCAGATGTTCAATGGTGATGCTCGGTTTTCTGAACACGAAAGAAATATGATCTAATGGATGTCAGATTGAAGGATTGAGTGGGATTAATGTTTGCTTTTCTCTCCCTGCAGCTTTCAGAGGGTTATGCTGTGCCCGCCTCACTGGAGACGTGGCAGTCGTAGATATTGCGTCTTTTGTTCAAGTCGCTCTCTTCAGTGACGAGCGGCTGCAGAAGCCAATTTCTGAAGTGTTTTCCCCAACATCCATTCTTGCACTATTGAATAAAAAGCTGTGGAAACTaaagttttttgtattttgcctCTTGTCTTCATGAAACAATATTATACTCTTATTCCCCAATTGCTATTTACATGAACCTGAACAAAATGAATCCTGATGAAATTTGCTGAGGATTGGTTTAGAAATGAGTGGGAAGCTTTTAATAACCTTAATTGCACACTTACTAATTTCAGACTGTAATACCAGCTTCCTTTTTTCCAATTCATCCTCAAACGTTTGCACTACAATGCTGCTGAATATTGTAATCTATAATCACTAAAGATTGATACAAATCTAAATGGCATACTGTGTTGACTTGCCTCAGGTTTTCCACAAGTCCGTCATATGGTACTCTGATCAAATAGGGACTGCTCACCTGTCTTCAATGTTCATGGGAGCCACACTCAAATAGGAAGGATTTTATTGTCACTCTACATTTGATCacacaattttctttctttgaacATTTGGGTGAGAAGCTGGGGACCGGTGTGCAGTGGCAGTCAGTCTTCGTCGCGCTCAATGTAGCATTTGGCTGCCGAGCGCGCCATCTGGCGGGCGAGGTATCGATCTCTGGCCGAGCACAGAGTCTGCTCGTCGGAACGTTTGGCGAACTTGTTCACTACCATCACATTTTCGCCTTTCTCCCCTTCATCCTCCCTCTCGCATCCTTCATCCTTCTTCTTTCCTCTCGGTGCTTTGTTTCCGTCCTCATCGTTCCTCATCTTTTCCTCTCTCCCTTCATCTTTATCCGACATCCTCCTGCCGTCTTCTTCCCTCTCTCTGTCTTGGAGTCTGCTTCGGTGACTCTCGCCATCACGGTCTTGCCTCCTCTTGCCGTGTGACTCGTCCTTGTCTCGCCCTTTCTTTCTGCACacatctctttctctctcacactcacttCCTGATGAGGGCGACCTCAGTCTGTAATGTCGTTTGGAATGTGAGGACGAGGCGGCGCAGGCGGTCCTGTGGAATCTGTTTTTCTTCTCGTGGGCGTCTTCGCCATCACTTCCGGGACTTGACGTGATGTCAACAGTTGTCTGAGATGTTTCTGGAACCATTACATCTTCTGACTTTTGACTTCTGTGGAAGAgcccacataaaataatgttttgagttaaatattaacgtgtgtgtgtataaatatatatttggtaTAAGGTTTTTCTGAGAAAATGTACTTGTTAGCCAAGCGATCCGGGACAGCTGCTTCTCCTACAGTCTGGTTCAGAAGATGTCGGTAGAAGCCGCTCAGatctttttgtttcctcacGTCCAAAGCAgctgatgaggaaaaaaaaaaaaaaaactgaaatgagcAATTGCTTAATTCAtctctcatattttttttttattttggacgtttgaaacatttattttgggacGTGATAGTGTGTCAAAGCGGCCTTGTGCTGTGAAGGGTTTGACGAGGGCTGGCCAATGAATCCATTAATTCATACTTAACTATCAGGACGATCTTAtatcgcgcgcacacacacaaagtgagagATTTTCTTTGAAGGTCATGTCTCGCAGGTCTGACCTTCAATGGCGGCCTCCCTCCGCTCgcgctcttcttcctcctcctgctcctgcaGCTTACGCTTGTAGGCCGAGGTGACATACGCCTCCTTGTCGGCAAACTGCTCGCCCTCCGCCTCGCGCTCCTTCTGGATCTTCCTCTCCTCCCGACGTTCCTGCTCCTTCTTGCGGCTCTCCACCGCCTTCATGAGCTGGTGGATGTACTTTGGCTGCAAGCGgcaacgcaaaactcactcaCTCCCTGgacttaaacaaataaataaatcacacagGTTCGTTTGAGTGACGACTTTACCTTCTTTTCTGCCCCCAACAAAACTTTTTGACTGTTGACCAGCCTCTGCTTTTGGATGTCGTCGTACACGGCATCATAGTCGTACACGGTACTGTCCTCTTCCAAGGCCTTCTTCATTTCCAGCTGAGTCTGCAAACGCACATCACGCCCAAGCCCGCCAATCGCGTCACAATAGCGCTCAGAAGAAAGTCACAAAACACGCAAAATAAATCTTTGTCTCACCTGCCTCATCGTCTTCTTCTTCGCTGCTTCTTTTTGCAGACTCTCCCTGACAGATGTCTGGTTCAatacaaacattcattcatatctccTCTTTGAAACATAAATGTACTGCAGACATTTATGGAGTTATTGATCTACCTCATCGTCGGAGTCATCCCCAAACACAGAATGTTTCTGGAGACGTGTTGGCTTAGTCAAACAATTCTTCTGAGGCAGGATAAGCCCGTACCTGATTTAAAAAGaggattctcaataaataaattaaaaaaaaacaagtctatGACTCACTTAACACCATACGTATCCCTATTACAACGCATTCACTGAGTAGTGTATTAGTAAACAGGATACTGACGAGTACGTTTATCAAATTTTCTTGAAATGTGACAACACGACTGTGTTTCTGGGGTGGAAGCAAACGTTCAAGAAAGAGAAAACAATTGGTTAAACGAGCAGAATGAGGCAAATTAAACACATTACGCAGCTTCTTACCCTCCTATTTCAGTTTCCAGTTAGCACATCGTTAGCTGGATTAGCAGCAGGGCCGGTAAACTAATATTTCCAAGATGTCTCACCACGAAGAAAAGTAACGAACAGCCAATCGCATCGTCTTTAATTTACAATCTTTAAAAACCCTAAAATATTCCTAAACCGTCGATTCGTGTGTGTTAGCACTTACTGTTTACCAGGCACTGCCATCTTTGTTTGCTTAGGCTGAACTCGTTCAGCATATTCGACGTTTTATTGTgtcaagttgaaaaaaataatgaaattaaagtTATATGCCTGATTTCGTGTGGGCATTAATGCCAGACACATAAATAGCACCTTACAACAAAGTTGGAATTTTCACCTACTCTTCTGACACGGGTTTGCTCTTGTGTAGCGAAAATGCGACTACTGTGAAACAAAATAGCATGACGAATGATtatcaaaacaacttttttttcatttgagtgaTATTTGTTTCCTCGTTACACGGTCAGATTTCAGATCACCTCCGATTAACGCAATGTAACATTGTCGAAACGGTATGTACAGTTTTATTGTAATTCTATTTTCCACTGGATGGCGCCGTTGGTCCTATACAAATAGTTACTACTTGTagatttgattaaataaacatTCGAAAATTAACAAATCCTTTGGAATACAGTAGTCCATATAAACACCAAATGCTATTGAGTTCCAATGTAATTTTTACTTGCATTTAATTTTACACAGTTTTGAACTCTGTGAGGGAAGCTGAAGACAAGAAAAGAACAAAGTTGATTTCCAATGCATCTGTCATGTCATGTGCGTGATGACTGTTTCATGAGGAAGTTTAGGTTTCAGGTGAGGTTTGCTTTTTAgggatgggcacggcagttatTTTGAGTGTAAGGAACCATTCgaatcagttcattaaaaagattcgttcaccgaatcgttcagttctttttcacaaaatcaccagttaatgatccatccctgaggttcacggtcactcaacacattcaccgaAGCACTATGCGTTGTCTTTGTTattgtattgtaaactaggaaaggtgAGGAGAttatagaaaaaataaaaaataaaataaaataaaaacttgggCTAAATGATCACCTAcccatctctctctcagcaagctctcggTTGTGAGCCGCGAACATGcgtgcagcgagctcagctacTGACCATTCTTCCGCGTCCCCTGACGTTCAAGGGAGGCTCTCGCCAGCCGGCGTGACTTTTCTGtattccaccgcggtggaaaACGTCGCTGACACCAACCCCCGCCAGccgggcttcctgctcactcactttactgttattgtcatctgataaGTGGAAAGCggctttgagtgtcttgagaagcgctgtAGAAGTTtaatgtattgttattattaatattatgaaataaaaagcttgaacaATCGCATTAGAGGtaatatgtatgtgtacgtaaaaacatgcattattaatttagatctttttaaaatgtgtgcttgttttcatgtgcttgactgcaacattagccgttagcttgaagaaagtGAAAGCGCTCGTGAAAGCTATCCCGCAAGGACGTCAGGCCTTGCGGTTAAAATCattcatgagtacgttcactgcgtagtacgtcattccttgcgcaaacgaatcacttatcgtactagtacatcgctccttagcggatcaaaaacgaacgaatcactcgcgAACGATAAGTtccacgaacgaatcactcttcagttcgtcagtacaccagttcactcaACGAATCACGTAATTCACTTTATTCCCtccctgaacgaatcactcttcagttcctcagtacaccagttcactgaacgaatcactcagttcacttaagtccctccctcGCCTCCACGGCGCTGACTGACgttggctgctcattggtcactCGCCGAGGTGAGTGGcaacgctggcgaatcgcaaatcacatggcagtatgtTTAATGGtgtcccgcccccgcctgtacgctggctgctcattggtcattcaccgaagattcagaagtgagtgacagaccCCTTCAGCAGTtacgtttccgctcccagccgactcgcttgCCTGGCGGCGGGTGGTGGCCAAGATAAatgaacgaatcatttcatcaactgattcggttcagttcgttcactaaaagATTCGTTTCTCTGAAGGAAACAACACTATTGCTTTTGCACTCACCCGGCGGCTGAGGCTCGACAAGGCACCACACCGCCCCGACGCGGCCGATGTGCGCAACTGCGCATGCGCGGCTCAGAGGACGCGGGGAGGAGCCGTCGAGCAGTCAAACAATCCAATACGCTCCAACAGTACCCGGACTCCGGAGTCCCCAGCCAGCCATGGAGAGGCCAAGGGAGTAATGACAGAAGACGCCgccgaccgaccgaccgacgCTCACCTTGAATCCGTCTCGGCCGCCCATTATGTTCTCCGTGCTGCTCAGGTGTTGGCGTCTGGCGGCTCGCTGAATGGCGCTGGTGACCGTGCAGCGTTCCCCGACCCCCAGCACCACCTCCAGCCCCTGCGTATCTGTAAGAGCTTCCACGCCGTCCTCTCACTCCTTGCTTCTTTATCCATGTTTCTTTGTCGCGTTTgtagttattttatttagtattttttggtCGCGGCTGCCGACTGTCACAAACGGACTCGCCTTTGTGTTCGTGCGCATGCGCCAAGCGCACTAACTCATCCCGAATTAACTTGCAAGTACACGAGTACTTCACTAATACGAACGTAGTAAACAAGATGGTGTGCTTCTGTATGTAGCCACACATTTGAACAGAATATGAACGATAGCGGTGTTTTGCTTCTTTTGGGAGAGAGGTGAAGGCACTTCCTGTCGGTGGAaccgacaaaaaaaaaccgCTTCGTCAAAAAGTTGAAGTTTGAATTCCGCTTCCGTCTGGGTTTATTCGCCCACCCTCGTTTTGTGTTTTCCACTAAGTATCCTCCCCGCATCGACGCTTGCTTTGGGCTCTCAGTCTTTATGCATGTCGGCCTCCCACTTCATGTTAGTCCTTTTTATGCGCGTGGATGCAAAGCGGGAGAGCAGGTGCGCACACGCAACTACACACACGATGCCGTCATTTGTGATTTGATTTGATGAAATCTTGCCAAAAAGGGAACCTTTCGTTGCAGCAGATGAGCGACTTGTccaaattgtaaataaaagatTCAACCTGCACGGTTGAACACACTTTGTTCCGGAATGCCGGTCCACCATTTTGAACAcattcccataggaaataatgccAATAGAGATGACATTTTCAGGGTCAAAACTGTGGCTGtagtaatatttaaaatgtcatgCATGTGTAAAAAGAAGCAAAGCACTGTTAATGGAAACGGAAGCGTCTGTGTTGACTTTCgaagtgtatttttcttttcctgcttGAGTTGTGAGTTGTTGAGTTTCGAGGACAGGCGGTCGTTGTGATGTGCGTCCACAAGATCAATGAATGAAAGCTCAACTTGATGACAAT carries:
- the rab34b gene encoding ras-related protein Rab-34 isoform X2, with product MLLPTKSDRIITHLPKCFSPKAALQTKEVFHTQVQAACQTHREDAVSFNVAKVIVVGDVSVGKTCLVSRFCTGAFDKNYKATIGVDFDMERFQVLGVPFSLQLWDTAGQERFKCIASTYYRGAQAIIVVFDLSRGSSLVHARQWLEDAMKENDPSGVLLFLVGTKKDLSSPEELAQVEQGAIRMSEELGAEYWAVSAKSGDGVRDFFFRVASLTFEANVLSELEKQHGNTADIIKISGRPEDERKQAKRKSDCC
- the rab34b gene encoding ras-related protein Rab-34 isoform X1, producing MLLPTKSDRIITHLPKCFSPKAALQTKEVFHTQVQAACQTHREDAVSFNVAKVIVVGDVSVGKTCLVSRFCTGAFDKNYKATIGVDFDMERFQVLGVPFSLQLWDTAGQERFKCIASTYYRGAQAIIVVFDLSRGSSLVHARQWLEDAMKENDPSGVLLFLVGTKKDLSSPEELAQVEQGAIRMSEELGAEYWAVSAKSGDGVRDFFFRVASLTFEANVLSELEKQHGNTADIISESPLHFIDDLTELCACSHVQMTTICWECRLLVGTFISSTAIMM
- the rab34b gene encoding ras-related protein Rab-34 isoform X3 — encoded protein: MFVRFCTGAFDKNYKATIGVDFDMERFQVLGVPFSLQLWDTAGQERFKCIASTYYRGAQAIIVVFDLSRGSSLVHARQWLEDAMKENDPSGVLLFLVGTKKDLSSPEELAQVEQGAIRMSEELGAEYWAVSAKSGDGVRDFFFRVASLTFEANVLSELEKQHGNTADIISESPLHFIDDLTELCACSHVQMTTICWECRLLVGTFISSTAIMM
- the nsrp1 gene encoding nuclear speckle splicing regulatory protein 1 isoform X1, whose amino-acid sequence is MRQTQLEMKKALEEDSTVYDYDAVYDDIQKQRLVNSQKVLLGAEKKPKYIHQLMKAVESRKKEQERREERKIQKEREAEGEQFADKEAYVTSAYKRKLQEQEEEEERERREAAIEAALDVRKQKDLSGFYRHLLNQTVGEAAVPDRLANKSQKSEDVMVPETSQTTVDITSSPGSDGEDAHEKKNRFHRTACAASSSHSKRHYRLRSPSSGSECERERDVCRKKGRDKDESHGKRRQDRDGESHRSRLQDREREEDGRRMSDKDEGREEKMRNDEDGNKAPRGKKKDEGCEREDEGEKGENVMVVNKFAKRSDEQTLCSARDRYLARQMARSAAKCYIERDED
- the nsrp1 gene encoding nuclear speckle splicing regulatory protein 1 isoform X2, with amino-acid sequence MAVPGKQYGLILPQKNCLTKPTRLQKHSVFGDDSDDETSVRESLQKEAAKKKTMRQTQLEMKKALEEDSTVYDYDAVYDDIQKQRLVNSQKVLLGAEKKPKYIHQLMKAVESRKKEQERREERKIQKEREAEGEQFADKEAYVTSAYKRKLQEQEEEEERERREAAIEAALDVRKQKDLSGFYRHLLNQTVGEAAVPDRLANKSQKSEDVMVPETSQTTVDITSSPGSDGEDAHEKKNRFHRTACAASSSHSKRHYRLRSPSSGSECERERDVCRKKGRDKDESHGKRRQDRDGESHRSRLQDREREEDGRRMSDKDEGREEKMRNDEDGNKAPRGKKKDEGCEREDEGEKGENVMVVNKFAKRSDEQTLCSARDRYLARQMARSAAKCYIERDED